Proteins encoded in a region of the Salmo trutta chromosome 34, fSalTru1.1, whole genome shotgun sequence genome:
- the LOC115173632 gene encoding alpha-2,8-sialyltransferase 8F isoform X1, whose amino-acid sequence MHYLVLFILLCSGTLLSITLIDYYQHQRDGFLDSVQKSLQCRTLRERLVTMTTIKKVDIALFSQEVRELMNCPWRLNLTHRELYRTELWSCCNASDRLMVTRQNTNLNQSLSYEIHRWKKRKVDQALWEMLPQTVPWSKGSLSHCAVVGSGGILQNSSCGAEIDNADYVIRFNLAPINKSYDVGVKTDLITANPSQINKGYTDLQRNPGHLAEVLSFYGHADLLLPAFSSASGTAPCFKVYHALRKARPQQEVVFFHPDYLFELGRFWRHRGQRARRLSTGLMLASTALEICEQVHLYGFWPFPLDLSHNPLPHHYYDNVGPNRRMHTMPEEFLLLLQLHSQGALQLHVGPCTLIPTP is encoded by the exons AGATGGGTTCCTGGACTCTGTTCAGAAAAGTTTGCAGTGTAggacactgagagagagactggtgaccATGACTACTATAAAAAA agtggacATTGCCCTGTTCTCTCAGGAGGTGAGAGAGCTGATGAACTGTCCTTGGAGACTCAACCTCACACACAGAGAACTAtacag gaCAGAGTTGTGGTCGTGCTGTAATGCGTCTGATAGGCTGATGGTGACCAGACAGAACACCAATCTGAACCAGAGTCTGTCCTATGAGATACACAGGTGGAAGAAGAGAAAGGTGGACCAAGCACTATGGGAGATGCTACCTCAG accgTACCCTGGAGTAAAGGCTCGTTGAGTCATTGTGCCGTGGTGGGAAGTGGAGGAATCCTGCAGAACAGCAGCTGTGGAGCGGAAATAGACAATGCTGACTATGTCATCAG gtTTAACCTGGCTCCTATCAACAAGAGTTATGACGTGGGAGTGAAGACAGACCTCATAACAGCCAACCCTTCCCAGATCAATAAAGG gTACACTGACCTCCAGCGGAACCCTGGACACCTGGCAGAAGTCCTGTCATTTTATGGTCACGCCGATCTGCTTCTCCCTGCCTTCTCGTCTGCCTCTGGGACCGCCCCCTGCTTCAAG GTGTATCACGCCCTCCGTAAGGCCCGCCCCCAACAAGAAGTGGTGTTCTTCCACCCAGACTACCTGTTTGAGCTGGGCAGGTTCTGGCGTCATCGCGGGCAGCGAGCCCGACGGCTCTCTACTGGTCTGATGCTGGCCAGCACTGCTTTGGAGATCTGTGAACAG GTACATCTGTACGGCTTCTGGCCCTTCCCTCTGGATCTATCCCACAATCCTTTGCCCCATCATTACTATGACAACGTGGGTCCGAACCGCAGAATGCACACAATGCCTGAAGAGTTCCTGCTGTTACTACAACTCCACAGCCAGGGGGCGCTACAGCTACATGTTGGACCCTGTACACTGATCCCTACACCCTAA
- the LOC115173632 gene encoding alpha-2,8-sialyltransferase 8F isoform X2 — MHYLVLFILLCSGTLLSITLIDYYQHQRDGFLDSVQKSLQCRTLRERLVTMTTIKKTELWSCCNASDRLMVTRQNTNLNQSLSYEIHRWKKRKVDQALWEMLPQTVPWSKGSLSHCAVVGSGGILQNSSCGAEIDNADYVIRFNLAPINKSYDVGVKTDLITANPSQINKGYTDLQRNPGHLAEVLSFYGHADLLLPAFSSASGTAPCFKVYHALRKARPQQEVVFFHPDYLFELGRFWRHRGQRARRLSTGLMLASTALEICEQVHLYGFWPFPLDLSHNPLPHHYYDNVGPNRRMHTMPEEFLLLLQLHSQGALQLHVGPCTLIPTP, encoded by the exons AGATGGGTTCCTGGACTCTGTTCAGAAAAGTTTGCAGTGTAggacactgagagagagactggtgaccATGACTACTATAAAAAA gaCAGAGTTGTGGTCGTGCTGTAATGCGTCTGATAGGCTGATGGTGACCAGACAGAACACCAATCTGAACCAGAGTCTGTCCTATGAGATACACAGGTGGAAGAAGAGAAAGGTGGACCAAGCACTATGGGAGATGCTACCTCAG accgTACCCTGGAGTAAAGGCTCGTTGAGTCATTGTGCCGTGGTGGGAAGTGGAGGAATCCTGCAGAACAGCAGCTGTGGAGCGGAAATAGACAATGCTGACTATGTCATCAG gtTTAACCTGGCTCCTATCAACAAGAGTTATGACGTGGGAGTGAAGACAGACCTCATAACAGCCAACCCTTCCCAGATCAATAAAGG gTACACTGACCTCCAGCGGAACCCTGGACACCTGGCAGAAGTCCTGTCATTTTATGGTCACGCCGATCTGCTTCTCCCTGCCTTCTCGTCTGCCTCTGGGACCGCCCCCTGCTTCAAG GTGTATCACGCCCTCCGTAAGGCCCGCCCCCAACAAGAAGTGGTGTTCTTCCACCCAGACTACCTGTTTGAGCTGGGCAGGTTCTGGCGTCATCGCGGGCAGCGAGCCCGACGGCTCTCTACTGGTCTGATGCTGGCCAGCACTGCTTTGGAGATCTGTGAACAG GTACATCTGTACGGCTTCTGGCCCTTCCCTCTGGATCTATCCCACAATCCTTTGCCCCATCATTACTATGACAACGTGGGTCCGAACCGCAGAATGCACACAATGCCTGAAGAGTTCCTGCTGTTACTACAACTCCACAGCCAGGGGGCGCTACAGCTACATGTTGGACCCTGTACACTGATCCCTACACCCTAA